Part of the Firmicutes bacterium HGW-Firmicutes-1 genome, AGGAAGGTGAACAGTATTGTCTTAAAATCCACAACCGGAGGAATCTTAATAATCTTAGAGATAATTGCTCCACAAATAACTCCTAACATAATACCAATTAAACCACTCGTTCCAGTCATCATGATGGATTCTGTTAAAAACTGTAGAACAATGTCTTTTTTTCGTGCTCCCAACGCTTTCCTAATTCCTATTTCTCGAATTCTTTCCGTTACAGATACAAGCAATATGTTAATAATACCAATACCTCCTACTACAAGGGTTATAACAGCTATTACTAATAAAATTGCGGATATTACACCTAGTACATTTCCAACTGATTCTTGAATATCTTGCACGCTCGTCGCCATATATTTCTCTTTATTTTGATGCACAAATTCTAATAGCTTAATCAGCTTATCACCTGTGGCTTTTAATTGCTCACCTTCTTTAATCGCCATATCAAAGCGATCCACATGATCAACATTATAATACGTCTGAAAGGTTGATAAAGGGATAATGATTGTAGCTGGCACCTGTTCATTATCCATCATAGATGAAAAAGGGTCGTCTCCAGTATCTTGAACTCCAACTATCGTTAGTTTGATAATATCGTTTGATGCATTCGTTAGTTTTAACTCTTCGCCAATAACATCAACCTTACCGAAATACCTTTTTGCAAAATTATCATCAATAAAAACAACCTTCCGATTAGAATTAACGTCTTCTTCATTGATAAAACGTCCAAGAGCAACGTCTAGTGTTTGAAAA contains:
- a CDS encoding macrolide export ATP-binding/permease MacB, with the protein product MHFTENFKQAYKSLSANKLRSILTMVGIIMGVFSVVAILAIGNAAKSFMQAEFNKLGANTIILQYRSSDLSESDLMTMHDQDIILEALPEVVNISAVSSRNGTIRLPEKTRSATVVGITSQYTSFQTLDVALGRFINEEDVNSNRKVVFIDDNFAKRYFGKVDVIGEELKLTNASNDIIKLTIVGVQDTGDDPFSSMMDNEQVPATIIIPLSTFQTYYNVDHVDRFDMAIKEGEQLKATGDKLIKLLEFVHQNKEKYMATSVQDIQESVGNVLGVISAILLVIAVITLVVGGIGIINILLVSVTERIREIGIRKALGARKKDIVLQFLTESIMMTGTSGLIGIMLGVICGAIISKIIKIPPVVDFKTILFTFLGSVVLGIIFGVYPAKKAADLNPIESLRYE